One window of the Crassaminicella thermophila genome contains the following:
- the grpE gene encoding nucleotide exchange factor GrpE codes for MEDTNFEKMKDDEVKSNLDATKEEISEQVEDEQLHELSMKLKKLEEENEELNNKYLRMTADFQNFKKRVEKEKSDIYQFANEKLIMDLLPIVDNLERAVTSHSDEANDESFAEGVKMILKQFLDIFKKNGVEEIDALGKEFDPNFHHAVMQEESDQQESNTILDVFQKGYTLNGKVIRPSMVKVVR; via the coding sequence ATGGAAGATACAAATTTTGAAAAAATGAAAGATGATGAAGTAAAAAGTAATTTAGATGCTACGAAAGAAGAAATTAGTGAACAAGTAGAAGATGAACAATTACATGAGCTTAGCATGAAATTAAAAAAGCTTGAAGAAGAAAATGAAGAATTAAACAACAAATATTTGAGAATGACTGCAGATTTTCAAAATTTTAAAAAGAGAGTAGAAAAAGAAAAAAGCGATATTTATCAGTTTGCAAATGAAAAATTGATAATGGATTTACTTCCAATTGTAGATAATTTAGAAAGAGCTGTGACTTCTCATAGTGATGAAGCAAATGATGAGTCATTTGCTGAAGGTGTTAAAATGATTCTAAAGCAATTTTTAGATATATTCAAAAAAAATGGTGTAGAAGAAATTGATGCTTTAGGTAAAGAATTTGATCCGAATTTTCATCATGCAGTTATGCAAGAAGAGAGTGATCAACAAGAAAGCAATACAATCCTTGATGTATTCCAAAAAGGATATACATTAAATGGGAAGGTTATTCGACCAAGTATGGTAAAAGTAGTAAGATAA
- the hrcA gene encoding heat-inducible transcriptional repressor HrcA — protein MELGDRKLKILQAIIKDFISTAEPVGSRTLMKKYDLGISAATIRNEMADLEEMGYLKQPHTSAGRIPSDKGYRLYVDSLMIIDKLAQKQKDIIKKSFIQSVGELEQIIATTSKILSQMTKLTSVVLSPQFEQSKLKSVQLVPIDDESVLLVTVSESGVVRNAILRMNEKYTYDNLMIINKILNMKLKGLTIGDITCQKVEDIKREMNMFHTLIDTITPVLISTLEEMVNVQLYLDGVTNIFNLPEYHNIEKARDFMEMLDKKEHIMDLLINSKDDIDVTIGKENKHEEMQDCSLVTATYKVNGMIVGKIGVIGPTRMNYEHIVSVVDYVTKNLTDLLNNR, from the coding sequence ATGGAACTGGGAGATAGAAAATTAAAAATTCTACAGGCCATAATAAAGGATTTTATTTCTACAGCTGAGCCTGTTGGGTCAAGAACTTTAATGAAAAAATATGATTTAGGCATCAGTGCTGCTACTATAAGAAACGAAATGGCAGATTTAGAAGAAATGGGGTATTTAAAGCAACCACACACTTCTGCTGGAAGAATTCCTTCAGATAAGGGTTATCGACTATATGTAGATAGCTTGATGATTATTGATAAACTAGCTCAAAAACAGAAGGATATCATAAAGAAAAGTTTTATTCAAAGTGTAGGAGAGCTTGAGCAAATCATTGCAACTACTTCTAAAATTTTGTCACAAATGACAAAACTAACATCTGTTGTTTTGTCGCCACAGTTTGAACAAAGCAAATTAAAGTCTGTTCAATTAGTGCCTATTGATGATGAAAGTGTACTTTTGGTAACTGTATCAGAGTCTGGAGTTGTAAGAAATGCAATTTTAAGAATGAATGAAAAGTACACATATGATAATTTAATGATTATTAACAAAATATTAAATATGAAGCTTAAGGGTTTGACTATTGGTGACATTACATGTCAAAAGGTAGAAGATATAAAAAGGGAAATGAACATGTTTCATACATTGATTGATACAATAACTCCTGTTTTAATAAGTACTTTAGAAGAAATGGTAAATGTTCAATTATATTTAGATGGAGTTACGAATATTTTTAATTTGCCTGAGTATCATAATATCGAAAAAGCAAGAGATTTTATGGAAATGTTAGACAAAAAAGAACATATAATGGATTTATTAATAAATAGCAAGGACGATATAGATGTTACTATTGGTAAAGAAAACAAGCATGAGGAAATGCAGGATTGTAGCTTAGTAACAGCAACATATAAAGTAAATGGAATGATTGTAGGCAAGATAGGTGTTATTGGACCTACAAGAATGAATTATGAACATATTGTTTCTGTTGTAGATTATGTGACAAAAAATTTGACAGATTTGCTAAATAATCGTTAA